GGATGTGCGTCCGCGTCCAGGCGATCGCCTTTCTCTACAACTTGATTTAAATCACTTGTTTGTATTTGATCCCAAAACTGGCGACAGAATTTTATAAATAGTTTCTTAAACTGCCAGAAATAATCACAATTATCAATTTTTTGTAGCCAAAATCTAAGAAAATAAAAACTGCAATAGAGACTTAATTGATTAGCTGCAAAAAGTTATATGGCTATTAATCGACGCAATTTCTTGTTTTTACTTACAGCAGGTGCGGGTGCTTTTGCATTAGATGCTTGTGCATCGGCAGAGAAATCTCCAAATGGAAATACTGCAACTCCTGAAACAACACCAAATACAAGACTAAATAAAACATCAGATAAACCAGGTGCTATCCAACTACCGCCTTTAGCTTACGCTTACGAAGCACTTGAACCACACATCGATGCTAAAACGATGCAGTTTCACCATGATAAACACCACGCAACTTATGTTAAAAACTTGAATGCAGCGTTAGATAAACACCCAGAACTTAAAGGCAAAACTATTGAAGAACTGTTGCAGAAACTTGACAGTGTACCACAAGATATTCGCAGAACAGTACGCAATAATGGTGGTGGCCATGTGAACCACTCAATGTTCTGGGAAATTATGAAGCCAAAAGGTGGGGGAGAACCAACAGGAAATATAGCTTCCGCAATTAATCAAAGTTTTGGCAGTTTTGCAGCTTTCAAAAAACAGTTTAATGAAGCTGGTGCTAGTCGTTTTGGTAGTGGTTGGGTTTGGCTAGTGCGTAATAAAGGTGGCAAGTTAGAAGTGACAACTACAGCTAACCAAGATAGTCCCTTAAGTACAGGTAAATATCCCATTTTAGGTAATGACGTATGGGAACATGCATACTATCTAAATTACCAGAATCGTCGCGCCGATTATTTAGATGCTTGGTGGAACGTGGTTAATTGGGATGAGATTAACAAGCGGTTTGCAGCAGCAAATAAATTTGCCTGAGGCGAGACAACAATTTAGAGTTATAGGCACTTATAAAATGGCAACAGAATATGTTTCTGTTGCCATTTTTGTGATGTGAGTCTTGTTACCCAAAAGCAGATATAACGATTCGAAATTAAACTTCTCCTGATTCTCCGAACTTCTAACTCCCCAATAAGCAGGCGTATTGCACCTAACTGAGGATCGCTTTAATTATCAAGGTTAATTTGGGAATCTTATAAATAACTAATGATAATCGTCAGGATGTAAGGGGAGCCAATCTGAGGTGATGCCATCAAATAACAAGAATTCTCCTAACAAGGGGAATCTACCGCTACGCTTAGTGCTTGTGCTTCCTTTCGTTTTGCAAATCTTCGCCGCAGTAGGACTGACAGGCTATTTATCTCTTCGCAACGGACAACAAGCAGTGAATGATTTAGCCAGTCGATTGCAACGTGAAGTAAGCGATCGCATTGACCAGCATTTAGATAGTTACCTGAATACAGCTCGTCAGCTAGCTGAAATTAACGGAGATGCTATTGATTTAAAATTATTAGATACCCAAGATTTAGAGCAGCTAGGGCACTTTTTCTGGAAACAGATGCAGCTTTACAACGTCGGCTACATCAGCTTTGGCTCCAAAATTAGTGAATTTGCTTCTTCTGGAAAGTTTTTTGATGATGGTCGCATCACGGTTAGCGAAGTTTCGCAACGACGCAACGGCGATCGCGATGAACATCTCTACAATGCTGATGCTCAAGGTAATCGCGTCAGTTTAGCGATCGTCAACAAGAACTATAATTTTGCCAAAGAGTCTTGGTACGCTGATACAGTCAAAGCAGGCAAACCGATTTGGAGCAAAATTTATCAATGGGAAACTTCTCCTGAAACTTTGTCTGTTTCTGCCAATCGTCCGGTCTACGATCGAGACAAAAACCTGATTGGCGTGATTGGGATCGATCAGCGTCTTTCCCAGATCAGTAATTTTTTACGCTCTCTAAAAGCCAGTCCATCTGCCAAAACTTTTATTTTAGAAAGAAACGGGTTAATTGTAGCGAGTTCCAGCACTGAGCAACCCTACAAACTCATTAATGGTAAACCCAAGCGCTTACAAGCCTCAGACAGTTCTGATTTGCTAATTAGAGCCGCAACAACCCATTTAATTGAACATTTGGGTAACTTTAGTAACATCAAAGAAAATCAGCAACTAGACTTCATACTCAATCATGAGCGTCAGTTTGTCCAAGTGACACCTTGGCGGGATGAATGGGGTTTAGATTTACTGGTAGTTGTGGCGGTTCCAGAATCTGACTTTATGGGACAAATTAATGCCAACACGCACACGACAATTTTGTTGTGTTTGGGTGCATTAACATTAGCAACTATTTTAGGCGTCTACACCTCTCGCTGGATTGCTCGTCCGATTTTGCACTTGAGTCAAGCATCAGAATCCATTGCAGCAGGTGAGTTAAACCAACAGGTAGAAATACCGTCAGTAAATGAATTGGGTAGATTGGCGCAGTCCTTCAATCGCATGGCGCAGCAGTTACGGGACTCTTTCACCACTATTGAGCAAACCAATCAACAATTAGCCAAAACTAACGAAGAATTAGAAAGTCGGGTAGAAGAACGCACCCACGAGTTAAAGGAAGCGAAACTTACTGCCGATGCTGCCAATCATGCCAAGAGCGATTTTCTTGCAAACATGAGCCACGAACTGCGGACACCGCTCAACGGAATTTTAGGCTATGCCCAAATTCTTGCCCGGACTGCATCTGACGAAAAACAACAGCGTGGCATCGATATT
The Nostoc punctiforme PCC 73102 genome window above contains:
- a CDS encoding hybrid sensor histidine kinase/response regulator; amino-acid sequence: MPSNNKNSPNKGNLPLRLVLVLPFVLQIFAAVGLTGYLSLRNGQQAVNDLASRLQREVSDRIDQHLDSYLNTARQLAEINGDAIDLKLLDTQDLEQLGHFFWKQMQLYNVGYISFGSKISEFASSGKFFDDGRITVSEVSQRRNGDRDEHLYNADAQGNRVSLAIVNKNYNFAKESWYADTVKAGKPIWSKIYQWETSPETLSVSANRPVYDRDKNLIGVIGIDQRLSQISNFLRSLKASPSAKTFILERNGLIVASSSTEQPYKLINGKPKRLQASDSSDLLIRAATTHLIEHLGNFSNIKENQQLDFILNHERQFVQVTPWRDEWGLDLLVVVAVPESDFMGQINANTHTTILLCLGALTLATILGVYTSRWIARPILHLSQASESIAAGELNQQVEIPSVNELGRLAQSFNRMAQQLRDSFTTIEQTNQQLAKTNEELESRVEERTHELKEAKLTADAANHAKSDFLANMSHELRTPLNGILGYAQILARTASDEKQQRGIDIIYQCGSHLLTLINDILDLSKIEAGKLELQLVPFYLPAFLQSVVEICRIKAEQKSIEFIYQPPENSAMGIVADEKRLRQVLINLLGNAIKFTDKGSVTFRVEVLLGDITNLRFYIQDTGIGMSPQQLEKIFLPFEQVGDSKRQSEGTGLGLAISQRFVELMASKIQVESQLGVGSKFFFNIDCAIATDWVQANSLTSSGRIIGYAGVGKTSVKENRKKILIVDDRWENRSVIVNLLEPLGFEVIEASNGQEGLEKITRDRPDTIICDLAMPVMDGWEMLKQLRQSETLRDAIVIVSSASVFENDRQKSLDAGGNDFLAKPVQADELYAVLAKQLQLDWIYKDTNIKYPIDTAASTKTIVIPSSSDLKGLLEHVETGYFRGIREELDRLAQLDEQYQPFIRELRELVKGFNIQTVRHFLQESINQSQESTKI
- a CDS encoding superoxide dismutase, producing the protein MAINRRNFLFLLTAGAGAFALDACASAEKSPNGNTATPETTPNTRLNKTSDKPGAIQLPPLAYAYEALEPHIDAKTMQFHHDKHHATYVKNLNAALDKHPELKGKTIEELLQKLDSVPQDIRRTVRNNGGGHVNHSMFWEIMKPKGGGEPTGNIASAINQSFGSFAAFKKQFNEAGASRFGSGWVWLVRNKGGKLEVTTTANQDSPLSTGKYPILGNDVWEHAYYLNYQNRRADYLDAWWNVVNWDEINKRFAAANKFA